Proteins encoded within one genomic window of Humulus lupulus chromosome 1, drHumLupu1.1, whole genome shotgun sequence:
- the LOC133812685 gene encoding dehydrin Rab18-like, translating into MSQLPIKLGATTTPQVDEYGNPIQHGIAKTGHGTGGKHDSARTGVGYGTGAGTFDTGPDAHQQPHTTHRRSGSSGSSSSEDDGQGGRRKKGLTQKIKEKLPGGHHDQGSAPSYGSSTAATNTAPGGVLHQTESQEKKGMMDKIKEKLPGKGAP; encoded by the exons ATGTCGCAACTCCCAATCAAACTTGGTGCTACTACGACACCTCAAGTCGACGAGTACGGTAACCCGATTCAACACGGCATTGCCAAAACTGGCCACGGAACCGGAGGGAAGCACGACAGTGCCCGCACTGGAGTTGGTTACGGCACTGGCGCCGGGACCTTCGATACCGGTCCTGATGCACATCAGCAACCACACACTACGCATCGCCGCTCTGGGAGCTCAGGCTCCAGTTCA TCTGAGGATGATGGGcaaggaggaagaagaaagaagggACTGACACAGAAGATAAAGGAGAAGCTGCCAGGTGGGCACCATGATCAGGGCAGTGCTCCGAGTTATGGAAGTTCAACTGCAGCTACTAACACAGCTCCAGGGGGTGTTCTTCACCAGACTGAGAGCCAGGAGAAGAAAGGAATGATGGATAAGATCAAGGAAAAGCTGCCTGGAAAGGGGGCACCATGA
- the LOC133781117 gene encoding embryogenic cell protein 40-like, with translation MSHFPNQHGATTTPQIDEYGNPIQHGIAKTGHITGGHGTGAGNDHITGGHGTGAGTDLLTGGHGNGAGTGHITGGHGTGAGTDLLTGGHGNGAGTGHITGGHGTGAGTGHITGGHGTGAGTDLLTGGHGTGAGTGHITGGHGTGAGTGHTTGGHGTGAGTGAGIFGTGHAGHQEPHTLRRSGSSSSEDDGQGGRRKKGLAQKIKEKLPCGHHEQGGHAQTRGNSTTATNTAPGGVYHQTGHPEKKGMMEKIKEKLPGHGNTAPEMSQLPIKLGATTTPQVDEYGNPIQHGIAKTGHGTGGKHDSARTGARTFDTGPDVHQQPRPTHRRSGSSGSSSSEDDGQGGRRKKGLTQKIKEKLPGGHHDQGSAPSYGSSTAATNTAPGGVLHQTESQEKKGMMDKIKEKLPGKGAP, from the exons atgtCACATTTCCCAAACCAACATGGTGCTACTACGACACCTCAAATCGACGAGTACGGCAACCCGATTCAACACGGCATTGCTAAGACTGGCCACATAACCGGCGGCCATGGAACTGGTGCAGGCAATGACCACATAACCGGCGGCCATGGAACTGGTGCAGGCACTGACCTCTTAACCGGGGGCCATGGAAATGGTGCAGGCACTGGCCACATAACCGGCGGCCATGGAACTGGTGCAGGCACTGACCTCTTAACCGGGGGCCATGGAAATGGTGCAGGCACTGGCCACATAACCGGCGGCCATGGAACTGGTGCAGGCACTGGCCACATAACCGGCGGCCATGGAACTGGTGCAGGCACTGACCTCTTAACCGGGGGCCATGGAACTGGTGCAGGCACTGGCCACATAACCGGGGGCCATGGAACTGGTGCAGGCACTGGCCACACAACCGGCGGCCATGGAACTGGTGCAGGCACTGGTGCTGGGATCTTCGGTACTGGTCATGCTGGACACCAGGAACCACACACGCTTCGCCGCTCTGGCTCCAGTTCA TCTGAGGATGATGGGCAAGGTGGAAGAAGGAAGAAGGGACTCGCACAGAAGATAAAGGAGAAGCTGCCATGTGGGCACCATGAGCAGGGTGGTCATGCTCAGACTCGTGGAAATTCAACTACAGCTACTAATACAGCTCCAGGGGGTGTTTATCACCAGACTGGGCACCCGGAGAAGAAAGGAATGATGGAAAAGATCAAGGAAAAGCTGCCTGGACACGGGAACACTGCACCA GAAATGTCGCAACTCCCAATCAAACTTGGTGCTACTACGACACCTCAAGTCGACGAGTACGGCAACCCGATTCAACACGGCATTGCCAAAACTGGCCACGGAACCGGAGGGAAGCACGACAGTGCCCGCACTGGCGCCAGGACCTTCGATACCGGTCCTGATGTACACCAGCAACCACGCCCTACGCATCGCCGCTCTGGGAGCTCCGGCTCCAGTTCA TCTGAGGATGATGGGCAAGGAGGAAGGAGGAAGAAGGGACTGACACAGAAGATAAAGGAGAAGCTGCCAGGTGGGCACCATGATCAGGGCAGTGCTCCGAGTTATGGAAGTTCAACTGCAGCTACTAACACAGCTCCAGGGGGTGTTCTTCACCAGACTGAGAGCCAGGAGAAGAAAGGAATGATGGATAAGATCAAGGAAAAGCTGCCTGGAAAGGGGGCACCATGA